One Amaranthus tricolor cultivar Red isolate AtriRed21 chromosome 1, ASM2621246v1, whole genome shotgun sequence DNA window includes the following coding sequences:
- the LOC130824586 gene encoding auxin-responsive protein SAUR21-like — MAIRFSSVLSKTKQILTKNQQIVPKGYIPVYVGEVEADKKRYVVPLSYLSHPVFQDLLQSVEEEFGFNHPMGALTIPCTQQTFFHLTSKLKY; from the coding sequence ATGGCAATCCGATTCTCTTCCGTACTGTCAAAGACGAAGCAAATTCTAACGAAAAACCAGCAAATTGTTCCAAAAGGGTACATTCCAGTGTATGTAGGAGAAGTGGAAGCAGACAAAAAAAGATATGTTGTGCCACTTTCTTATTTGAGTCACCCTGTTTTTCAAGATTTGTTACAAAGTGTCGAGGAGGAGTTCGGGTTTAATCATCCAATGGGTGCTCTTACCATTCCTTGTACTCAACAAACATTCTTTCATCTTACTTCTAAATTgaagtattaa
- the LOC130824583 gene encoding auxin-responsive protein SAUR21-like, producing MAIRFTSVLTNAKQMITKNQLVVPKGYVPVYVGEQTDKKRYVVPLSFLSRPAFQELLQRAEDEFGFNHPMGALTIPCTEQTFFTLTSQLRC from the coding sequence ATGGCAATCCGTTTTACTTCTGTACTCACAAATGCAAAGCAAATGATAACCAAAAATCAGCTAGTAGTACCAAAGGGTTATGTACCAGTTTATGTAGGAGAACAAACCGATAAAAAGAGATATGTTGTTCCCCTTTCATTCTTAAGCCGCCCTGCATTCCAAGAATTGCTGCAACGTGCTGAAGATGAATTCGGGTTCAATCATCCCATGGGTGCACTCACCATTCCTTGCACTGAACAAACATTTTTTACTCTTACATCTCAGCTTAGATGCTAA
- the LOC130824596 gene encoding auxin-responsive protein SAUR21-like codes for MAIRFQSVLSNAKQILKKSRQAEIPKGFIPVYVGDQGNKTKYVVPLSYLSHPTFQDLLQRAEEEFGFSHPMGVLTIPCSEETFFGLTSELKC; via the coding sequence ATGGCTATCCGTTTTCAATCTGTCCTCTCTAACGCAAAGCAAATTCTTAAAAAAAGTCGACAAGCAGAAATACCAAAGGGATTTATCCCGGTCTATGTAGGTGATCAGGGCAATAAGACGAAATATGTGGTGCCGCTTTCTTACTTGAGCCACCCTACATTTCAAGATTTGTTACAACGTGCTGAAGAAGAGTTTGGGTTCAGTCATCCTATGGGTGTTTTAACCATTCCTTGCTCTGAAGAAACATTCTTTGGCCTAACATCTGAACTGAAGTGCTAA
- the LOC130824602 gene encoding auxin-responsive protein SAUR21-like: MTIMAIRFLSVFSNTKKVLTKHQQVIVPKGHIPVYVGDQAHRKRYVVPLSCLSLPEFQDLLRKAEEEFGFDHAMGGLTIPCTSEAFFELLN; encoded by the coding sequence ATGACAATTATGGCTATTCGTTTCCTTTCTGTGTTCTCGAATACAAAGAAAGTTCTTACAAAACATCAGCAAGTAATTGTTCCAAAAGGGCACATCCCGGTTTATGTAGGAGATCAAGCTCATAGGAAGCGATATGTGGTGCCGCTTTCTTGCTTAAGCCTCCCGGAATTCCAAGACTTACTACGAAAGGCTGAAGAAGAGTTTGGGTTCGATCATGCTATGGGTGGTTTGACGATTCCTTGCACTTCAGAAGCGTTCTTTGAACTCCTCAATTGA
- the LOC130824664 gene encoding auxin-responsive protein SAUR21-like: protein MAIRFPSVLLKTKQILTKNQQIVPKGHVPIYVGELDDKKRYVVPLSYLSHPVFQRLLQRAEEEFGFNHPMGALTIPCSEQTFFNLTSELRC, encoded by the coding sequence ATGGCAATCCGATTTCCTTCTGTACTCTTGAAAACGAAACAAATCCTTACAAAAAATCAGCAAATAGTCCCAAAAGGACATGTTCCAATATATGTAGGAGAGCTAGATGATAAGAAGAGATATGTGGTTCCACTTTCTTACTTGAGCCACCCCGTCTTTCAACGCTTGCTACAACGCGCTGAAGAAGAGTTCGGGTTCAATCATCCGATGGGCGCGCTCACTATTCCCTGCAGTGAACAAACATTCTTTAATCTTACATCTGAGCTTAGGTGCTAA
- the LOC130824642 gene encoding auxin-responsive protein SAUR21-like, translating to MAIRFSIILSNAKQILAKSQQVVPKGHIPVYVGEQADKKRYVVPLTFLSHPTFQELLQRAEEEFGFNHPLGGLTIPCSEEMFFGLTSELKC from the coding sequence ATGGCGATTCGATTTTCGATCATTCTCTCTAATGCTAAGCAAATTCTTGCTAAGAGTCAGCAAGTGGTACCAAAGGGACACATCCCTGTTTATGTAGGAGAGCAAGCTGATAAGAAGAGATATGTAGTTCCACTTACATTCTTAAGCCACCCAACCTTCCAAGAGTTGTTACAACGTGCTGAAGAAGAGTTCGGTTTTAATCATCCTTTGGGCGGTCTAACGATTCCTTGCTCCGAAGAAATGTTCTTTGGCCTAACTTCTGAGCTGAAGTGCTAA
- the LOC130824630 gene encoding auxin-responsive protein SAUR21-like: MAIRFLTVFSYAKQILTKSEQVLVPKGYIPIYVGDQAVKKRYVVPLSYLSHPVFQDLLQCVEEEFGFNHPMGALTIPCTEQTFFNLTSKLKL; this comes from the coding sequence ATGGCAATCCGATTTCTTACTGTATTCTCTTATGCAAAACAAATTCTTACCAAAAGTGAACAAGTACTAGTTCCAAAAGGGTACATCCCTATTTATGTAGGAGATCAAGCTGTGAAGAAAAGATATGTAGTTCCCTTATCTTACTTGAGCCACCCCGTATTCCAAGACTTGTTACAATGTGTCGAAGAAGAGTTTGGGTTTAATCATCCCATGGGTGCTCTCACTATTCCTTGCACCGAACAGACATTCTTTAATCTTACTTCGAAACTCAAGCTCTAA
- the LOC130824654 gene encoding auxin-induced protein 15A-like, with the protein MAIRFPSVLSSAKQNSKNQLVLPKGYIPVYVGEQTDNKKRYVVPLSYLSHPTFQDLLQRVEDEFGFDHPMGGLTIPCSEEIFFLLTSEMKC; encoded by the coding sequence ATGGCTATTCGTTTCCCTTCTGTACTATCGAGTGCAAAGCAAAACTCCAAAAATCAATTGGTACTACCGAAAGGGTACATACCGGTTTATGTAGGAGAACAAACAGATAATAAGAAGAGATATGTAGTCCCACTTTCATACTTGAGTCACCCTACATTTCAAGACTTGTTGCAACGTGTTGAAGATGAATTCGGGTTTGATCATCCTATGGGTGGTCTAACGATTCCTTGCTCTGAAGAAATATTCTTCCTACTAACTTCCGAAATGAAGTGCTAG
- the LOC130824634 gene encoding auxin-responsive protein SAUR21-like: protein MAIRLPYVLSKTKQGLTKNQQVVPKGHIPVYVGEQADKKRYVVPISYLSHPVFQDLLQRAEEEFGFNHPMGALTIPCTEETFFNLTSELVW from the coding sequence ATGGCAATCCGTTTACCTTATGTACTCTCTAAAACAAAGCAAGGTCTTACTAAAAATCAGCAAGTAGTCCCGAAAGGGCACATCCCGGTGTATGTTGGAGAGCAAGCCGATAAGAAGAGATATGTGGTTCCGATTTCTTACTTGAGCCACCCTGTGTTCCAAGACTTGCTACAGCGTGCTGAAGAAGAGTTCGGTTTCAATCATCCGATGGGTGCTCTTACTATTCCTTGCACTGAAGAAACATTCTTTAATCTTACATCTGAACTTGTGTGGTAA
- the LOC130824261 gene encoding probable glucan endo-1,3-beta-glucosidase BG4, translating into MSKIRVLLVLFLALQAGFEVFGEGIQGKVGVCYGLNGKNLPSPNEVVNLYKQNNFTKMRIFEPNPRVLEALRGSKIELTLGVRNNDIPILAAGEDAANSWFMTNVQPYVDDINITYITVGNEVIPGQFSESILPAMQNLQKAFRSKNLGTRTTTVVHSAVLGTSYPPSAGTFSDSARPFMSEIIGFLSSEKSPLLVNLYPYFPYAAEPQQIPLNYAQFGRPVHLITDGHLIYSNLLDAMLDGFFSAMEKEGVGNVNIIISETGWPHDGNGNFTTPDLAAAYNQNFIHHVNTFRGTPKKQDAPLEGFLFAMFDEDMKDPGVEQHWGLFQPNKQPNYHLSI; encoded by the exons ATGTCGAAAATCCGGGTACTCCTAGTTCTGTTCTTAGCTCTGCAAGCAGGTTTCGAAGTTTTCGGAGAGGGAATTCAAGGTAAAGTTGGTGTTTGTTACGGACTCAATGGGAAGAACTTACCGTCTCCAAACGAAGTTGTTAATCTTtacaaacaaaataactttacGAAGATGAGGATATTTGAGCCAAACCCGAGAGTGCTCGAGGCTCTACGAGGGAGTAAAATAGAACTTACTTTAGGTGTTAGAAATAACGATATACCAATTCTCGCAGCTGGTGAAGATGCAGCTAATTCATGGTTCATGACCAATGTTCAGccttatgttgatgatattaacATAACATACATCACTGTCGGCAATGAAGTTATTCCTGGACAATTCAGTGAATCTATATTGCCAGCCATGCAGAATCTGCAGAAAGCTTTCAGGAGTAAAAATCTTG GTACAAGGACAACCACAGTGGTTCATTCAGCAGTGTTAGGAACTTCCTACCCTCCTTCAGCAGGGACGTTTTCGGACAGTGCCCGGCCCTTTATGAGTGAAATTATTGGATTCCTATCATCAGAAAAATCCCCACTGTTGGTAAATCTCTACCCTTATTTTCCCTATGCGGCCGAGCCTCAACAAATACCATTAAACTATGCACAATTTGGTAGACCAGTGCACCTAATCACAGACGGGCATCTGATATACTCCAACCTTCTTGATGCCATGCTCGACGGCTTTTTCTCCGCCATGGAAAAAGAAGGTGTTGGAAAtgttaacataataatatccgAGACTGGCTGGCCTCATGATGGGAATGGTAATTTCACAACTCCAGATCTTGCAGCTGCTTACAACCAGAATTTCATACACCATGTCAATACATTTCGAGGGACTCCAAAAAAGCAGGATGCACCGCTAGAAGGATTCCTTTTTGCCATGTTTGATGAAGATATGAAGGATCCCGGTGTTGAGCAACACTGGGGACTTTTCCAACCCAATAAACAACCAAATTATCATTTATCTATCTGA